In Choloepus didactylus isolate mChoDid1 chromosome 18, mChoDid1.pri, whole genome shotgun sequence, a single genomic region encodes these proteins:
- the FAM83G gene encoding protein FAM83G, whose translation MALSQVQCLDDSHVNWRSSEAKPEFFYSEEQRLALEALVARGPAAFREVLQRENIRDFLSEPELQRILQTIEVYDPGSEDPRAPGRFGGPEDGDGDAEGASGAGGATLTEAEPLPSLEYWPQKSDRSIPQLDLGWPDTIAYRGVTRASVYMQPPIDGQAHIKEVVRKMISQAQKVIAVVMDVFTDVDIFKDLLDAGFKRKVAVYIIVDESNVKYFLHMCERARMHLGHLKRLRVRSSGGTEFFTRSATKFKGALAQKFMFVDGDRAVCGSYSFTWSAARTDRNVISVLSGQVVEVFDRQFQELYLMSHGVNLKGIPMEKEPEPEPIVLPSVVPLAPSGTVAKKLVNPKYALVKAKSADELAKSFPERPDAKERPDAKGPPGLRGPALAERPGDLPELPLPVHPGLLNLERANMFDYLPTWVEPDPEPGSDILGYINIIDPTIWNPQPSQMNRIKIRDTSQAGDQYEPWRQGQGSSSTPRPGPENGLPQGGLEPQAPVPKPRTVPVAELLAQEGGDASSVPETPREEAAQNRTGCGTADPGWAPLQRQLSVTQDDANGLGAAVPNGLDGEEEDDDDDYVTLSDQDSLSGSSGPGPGARQPSGASSVSDEYFEVRERTAALQRRHSEQVANGPGQSPRRQLSAPHMSRGTFGGPLVGSPWAQSRKREEADAARRLQAQVSPEKQAQGQHFLRYGLPASGTREKDGFPRPPRAPGPPRYRPAADSTQSTPRRAGPATAGPLHWPAKASPATRNASAGRTAKEHSSPLGIPYSKLSQAKHLKTRTGSPWASSDSKQRTQAPRDPKEP comes from the exons ATGGCCCTCTCCCAGGTGCAGTGCCTGGACGACAGCCACGTGAACTGGCGCTCGAGCGAGGCCAAGCCCGAGTTCTTCTACAGCGAGGAGCAGCGGCTGGCGCTGGAGGCCCTGGTGGCGCGCGGCCCCGCCGCCTTCCGGGAGGTGCTGCAGCGGGAGAACATCCGCGACTTCCTCTCGGAGCCCGAGCTCCAGCGCATCCTGCAGACCATCGAGGTGTACGACCCGGGCTCCGAGGACCCGCGGGCCCCCGGCCGCTTCGGGGGGCCCGAGGACGGCGACGGCGACGCGGAGGGGGCCAGCGGGGCGGGCGGCGCGACCCTCACCGAGGCGGAGCCGCTGCCCTCCCTGGAGTACTGGCCCCAGAAGTCGGACCGCTCCATCCCCCAGCTGGACCTGGGCTGGCCCGACACCATCGCCTACCGGGGCGTGACCCGGGCCAGCGTCTACATGCAGCCCCCCATCGACGGGCAGGCGCACATCAAGGAGGTGGTGAGGAAGATGATCAGCCAGGCCCAGAAG GTGATCGCTGTGGTCATGGACGTGTTCACCGACGTGGACATCTTCAAGGACCTGCTGGACGCCGGCTTCAAGAGGAAGGTGGCCGTGTACATCATCGTGGACGAGAGTAACGTCAAGTACTTCCTGCACATGTGCGAGCGGGCCCGCATGCACCTGGGGCACCTCAAG CGCCTGCGCGTGCGGAGCAGCGGGGGAACCGAGTTCTTCACCCGGTCAGCGACCAAGTTCAAGGGTGCCCTGGCCCAGAAGTTCATGTTCGTGGACGGCGACCGCGCCGTGTGCGGATCCTACAG CTTCACGTGGTCAGCCGCGAGGACGGACCGGAACGTGATCTCCGTGCTGTCCGGCCAGGTGGTAGAGGTGTTCGACCGGCAGTTCCAGGAGCTGTACCTCATGTCGCACGGCGTCAACCTCAAGGGCATCCCCATGGAGAAGGAGCCGGAGCCGGAGCCCATCGTGCTGCCCTCGGTGGTCCCGCTGGCGCCCTCGGGCACCGTGGCCAAGAAGCTCGTCAACCCCAAGTACGCGCTGGTCAAGGCCAAGAGCGCCGACGAGCTCGCCAAGTCCTTCCCAGAGCGGCCAGACGCCAAGGAGCGGCCAGACGCCAAGGGGCCACCGGGACTGCGGGGCCCGGCGCTGGCCGAGAGGCCGGGGGACCTCCCCGAGCTGCCCCTGCCCGTGCACCCGGGGCTGCTGAACCTGGAGCGGGCCAACATGTTCGATTACCTGCCCACCTGGGTGGAGCCGGACCCTGAGCCCGGCAGTGACATCCTGGGCTACATCAACATCATCGACCCCACCATCTGGAACCCCCAGCCCAGCCAGATGAACCGCATCAAGATCCGGGACACGTCCCAGGCCGGGGACCAGTACGAGCCGTGGcggcagggccaggggagcagctCGACCCCGCGGCCTGGCCCCGAGAACGGCCTCCCCCAGGGGGGCCTCGAGCCACAGGCTCCTGTGCCCAAGCCCCGGACGGTCCCCGTGGCGGAGCTCCTCGCCCAGGAGGGTGGCGATGCCAGCTCGGTGCCGGAGACCCCCAGGGAGGAGGCGGCTCAGAACAGGACGGGCTGCGGGACGGCAGATCCCGGCTGGGCCCCGCTGCAGCGGCAGCTGTCTGTGACCCAGGATGACGCCAACGGCCTCGGGGCGGCGGTCCCCAACGGGCTcgatggggaggaggaggacgaCGATGACGACTATGTGACCCTCAGTGACCAGGACAGCCTGTCGGGCAGCTCCGGGCCCGGCCCTGGTGCCCGACAGCCCTCAGGGGCCTCCTCCGTGTCGGACGAGTACTTCGAGGTCAGGGAGCGCACAGCCGCTCTCCAGAGGCGCCACTCCGAGCAGGTGGCCAATGGGCCCGGCCAGTCGCCCCGCCGGCAGCTGAGTGCCCCCCACATGAGCCGCGGGACCTTTGGGGGGCCCCTGGTGGGCTCCCCGTGGGCCCAGAGTCGGAAGAGAGAAGAGGCGGACGCTGCGAGGAGGCTGCAGGCACAGGTGTCCCCAGAGAAGCAGGCCCAG GGCCAGCACTTCCTCCGTTACGGGCTCCCTGCCTCGGGGACCAGGGAGAAAGACGGCTTCCCACGCCCCCCGAGGGCCCCAGGACCCCCCCGGTACCGCCCAGCTGCTGACAGCACCCAGAGCACCCCCAGAAGAGCAGGCCCGGCCACGGCAGGCCCCCTGCACTGGCCGGCCAAGGCCAGCCCTGCAACCCGAAATGCCAGTGCTGGCAGGACCGCCAAGGAGCACTCCAGCCCCCTGGGGATCCCGTACTCCAAACTGTCCCAGGCGAAGCACCT